The DNA segment TGACCAGTGGTCGGAAAGTGACCAAGTGGAGTTCGTCGAGCAGCTCATTTCCCGGATGTGTCACTACCAGCACGGACACATCAACTCTTACTTGAAGCCCATGTTACAGAGGGACTTCATCACTGCACTACCAGGTACAGAGAGACACAAGCACAGAAAATCTGTACAGGTATTAATAGGTTTCTTTGTTCATACAGACCCAACAAGTCCATTGTAATACAAGCAAGTCGTAGAAGCTCAAGCTTGGCGTCTACTGTACAGTCTTTGCATTTCCATGCAGGTCACCTCATAAAGTACACCATCAGCTTGTATAAAATGAGCGCCTTTGGGGAGGATGGAGTTAATGCTCAACTATTGAAGGAGAAGAATCAACATTCTTTTTATCACTAGTGTGAATGGTTTTAGTTGGTGCTCATGTACATGTCTGTAGGTCGATAAAGGCTTTACTTTAAGAGATGTCCCATCTGGATtcatcttgatttttttttagcttgttctGAAAAAATGTGTGTGAACTATTAGTGTCGCAGTGGTGGTCAGGGCCTATAAATAACCCCATGCTGTTTGAACACGTGACTCCACAAAGTCCTTATCCAGTGCTCAGTAAATGGAGAGATTACTGGAATAAGCAGGAACCTCATGTTCATTACAACATGTACAATGGGCCTATTGTGACTTGGAGCCCTAGTCAGTGATTTACAGTCTTCATTTACTGTATACGCTTCCCGGTATAACTGGCCCCAAATCTTTATATACCAAAGATATAATCAAAAAAATGACCTTGTTTCTGTGCCACGCTTCAAAAAAGAAGGAAAATGGAGTGAGCATATTTGTTTCACCAGTCTAATACGTGTTGAGCTTTAAATGCCACATTAGGCTTCACCAGTTTGTCCCAGTAGTGTAGAGAATGTTTAGTATGGGGTGGGGGTGGAAGGATACATGCTGTATTAAATGCATTTTCCTGCACGAGTAGCATTTTGTTAAGTGTAATTGGTTTTATAAAGCTACGTGGTGTCTCAGTTTCCATTGATGAAAGTCAGATGGTGGTTCCTCTTGACCTGCATACACGTGATTGAGAGCAGCCAAACCTAATTTCATTCATCCTCACTTAATGCTCTGTAGTACAACTTCTACAGAGTCTGATTTCAttcttcattcatttgttcaaCATGATTGCTGAATAAAAAATAGTAAAGCAATGTTTTAAGTTTTTACAGTCTAATTTCACATTTGATTAGCAGACAAACTTTGCCCAAACACATCCTTTCCCCAAAACGTTCAGTGAAACAAGCATGTGTTGCATGTATATGCATTTAAGGGAGGGCCATAGACGCATAGCCTCTATTTACAAAAATAGTATTTTAGCAGGTATCCCtgtagaaataaaacattttagaaaagtAGTCAGACTTGTTTTGCTTTTAAGTAAGCAACCTGAATTGGAAAAGGCATCTCCTGGTCCTGCTCTGTTTCAAACAGCTAGAGGGAGCAGCAGACTTTGTGAAAACATTATTTCCTGTACAAGAGCCAGTAAATATTTTTGTTTCCCTCAAAGTTACTTCATAgtgaaaaaaagttgttttttcttcAGCTCGGGGTCTGGATCACATTGCAGAGAATATCTTGTCCTACCTGGATGCCCAATCTCTCTGTGCGGCCGAGTTGGTTTGTAAAGAGTGGTACAGAGTGACATCAGATGGCATGCTGTGGAAGAAACTGATTGAGAGGATGGTCAGGACAGACTCTCTGTGGAGGGGATTGGCAGAGAGAAGAGGATGGTAAGTGCAATGTGAACGTTTAAAATTTGAGTGCAAATGACACACTTTCCTGGGGTTCAGGTGGGGTTTATGCCCTCCTTTCTCTGTCATGCAGGAAAATCTCACCCTTTTGAAATTAACTACCAACagtaaattataattaaaaaataaaaataaattaataataataattacctacgtactacacactgaaacaaaatattttgtaCATTTAATAACAGATTTTTGTTGATCAGTTCTCTGACATGGTTGTATTCCTGTTTTAAATTTCTACATAGTTTTCAAAGATTTTGTTTTACCAAATGTGCAATATTTTTTGTGCAATGCAAGGCATGGAGCAGTGgcagcaaacctttttttttttttttttttttgcttacaaAAATGAAAGCTTTGAGAACTACAGAAAATGACAACTTGAATAGAAAACATTTTATCAATATATATCCTGTAACTAATGTTTTGTTTGGATGTTTCAGGGACCAGTATCTGTTTAAAAACAAGCCCCTGGATGGGAAGACCCCACCCAACTCATTCTACAGAGCACTTTATCCCAAAATTATACAAGACATAGAGGTAAGATGAGTAAGGTTTAGTTTGTAAACCTTTCTATTACACCtaccacgtttttttttttattttttttttacaaaccacCTTCAGAAAACTCCACATGAGACATACAAGACTGATGCCCACTCTGTAGTAAACAGGTATTGCTAATTAAATTTACTAGCTGGCTTGTTTACATTCTATTAAATGATAACACACGTTATATTATCCCAAGACCCTCGATAAAGGAACAAACGGTGTCTGCTTGTGGTTTGCAGACAATAGAGTCGAACTGGCGTTGTGGAAAGCACAGCTTACAACGAATCCACTGCCGAAGTGAAACCAGCAAAGGGGTATACTGCCTGCAGTATGACGATCAGAAGATTGTGAGTGGTCTTCGAGACAACACTATAAAGGTATGTTGCAATGCATGCATGTTGTGCACGTGGTTAATATGCTTGATGTATTACTATAACATATTTTCAGAGGATCTTACAAACCTCTTCAAATAGGTTCAATGGGCTGTAAAGGTTAGGTGACAAAACTGTTTTTGTTAGTGTGTGTGCCCTGTTACAGGCACTTCATGATAACTATGCAACGTAGCTCGGGTTACTCACGTGTTTAATTTTCCTGTTCTAGATTTGGGATAAGAACACGTTGGAATGTAAACGAGTTCTTACAGGACACACAGGCTCGGTGTTGTGTCTGCAGTACGACGAGAGAGTCATTGTCACTGGATCTTCAGACTCCACTGTCAGGTACCGGCTATATGTCATTGTCACTGGATCTTCAGACTCCACTGTCAGGTACCGGGTATATGTCATTGTCACTGGATCTTCAGACTCCACTGTCAGGTACCGGCTATATGTCATTGTCACTGGATCTTCAGACTCCACTGTCAGGTACCGGGTATATGTCATTGTCACTGGATCTTCAGACTCCACTGTCAGGTACCGGGTATATGTCATTGTCACTGGATCTTCAGACTCCACTGTCAGGTACCGGGTATATGTCATTGTCACTGGATCTTCAGACTCCACTGTCAGGTACCGGATATATGTCATTGTCACTGGATCTTCAGACTCCACTGTCAGGTACCGGGTATATTGTCTTGCTCAACGGATTAGTCAGAACTGGGATTGACCTGCAGTAGAAGGAGAACAAGGGGTGCAGTGTCACATGTATGTGATTTGATTGTGGGAGGCTTTGCTTTGTGGCATGCTATTAAGTAACAGTATAAAATAAGTTGATAATTATTTTCAGAAGCAGCTGGTTTCATGTAAAACATTGAAATTTAAATTATGCTTGCATTTCAGGTTTTTCGTTTTGTCTTTTGATTTAAAGCGGGATGCACCACACGGAGTACAATACTAGTAATGCAAAGTAAGGGTGTAGTTAAAATACTGGTAGCCTTTATTTctctaaatgtgtttttatttgtttcagaGTGTGGGATGTGAACACAGGCGagatgttaaatacattaattcaTCACTGTGAGGCGGTGTTGCATCTGCGCTTCAGCAATGGCATGATGGTGACCTGTTCAAAAGACCGCTCAATTGCAGTGTGGGACATGGCTTCCCCCTCAGACATTACTCTCCGGAGGGTGCTGGTGGGGCATCGGGCAGCCGTCAATGTTGTTGATTTCGATGATAAATATATAGTATCTGCCTCGGGAGATAGAACTATCAAGGTAACGGCACTTCTGGTTGCTATACagattttataaatgtaaaaacttTTGAGCTGCAGAGAACTTTGCAGGGGGGTTCAAAAACTGTTGGCAAAAAAGGTTCTAGGAACAATAAACTCTAATCTTGTACTGCTACGATAATGTAATCTATTAACGTTTTAGCTCATGCAAAAGACTGCCTTTCTACATGCGTTGAAAGGGACATTCTTGATAATCAATTTTTCTAAAATCTTTTATCGTGTGGTGTAACATAGCTTTGTAAATCAGTAAAAGGAATTGTTAAATATTACGTTTATACACAAACCAGTATTTTAACTATTTGATTTCACACCCTATTGTTTAATGCAGGTGTGGAACAGCGGTACATGTGAGTTTGTTCGGACTCTAAACGGACATAAACGTGGTATTGCCTGTTTACAGTACAGAGACAGACTTGTAGTCAGTGGATCCTCTGATAACACGATCAGGTAAGAAATGTTGTTTTTCTATAGAAGTATttctgctttaaccctttgcggtcctatgtcggacctggtccgacattgcaattattcctatccggtccaatgtcgaaccctgtccgacatcatcaaaaaaacgcaaaaaacaggtttctagtcgttttttctccggaaaaagcagagaaaaccattcaatggccgagtgggagcgacaggagccgggacaagtcgggggggggaaaaaaaaaaaaaaaggcatatctcatgaatagtcatacttgacCCTGGCATcggataggggcggtcataaggaaacaagctggctgttactgaatcggcgcacagagaatatcacggacatttgcagagcttttttgaggtgttatagtaataaaataatgacttggatcgcattattgagcagtttggtgataaaacgagtgatcaggagatgattgatcggtatgtacgactattattattatttatttcttagcataggtgaaagctatagcgaacaaaagggtggggcggggctggagatgcctagtgagtgctttgtttatatgcagggccttttaaacccgtttgactgtgaaaaaaaaatattttaaacagcgcgtctaaaattaactgcacgtgtgaaaataaattggacctgacgtgcctgacacacacttaataaatggactgcaaagggttaagaatggTATCACGTGGGTGCTAAAGTCACTGCATTCTTAATGTCAGACATTGTTATCGCCTGTTCGAGTACATAGTGGTGTATATAATGTACAATATCACACTTTAGTGTTATTGAGAACTACTTGGCAAATTGTAATACAGCCTGGTAAGTACATTCTAAAGCACagtctgtatgtatgtcacactcaCATTTTCACATGTACTGTGTAAACGGTGGATGCAGGTCATGGTGATACTTTCATAATCCTGAGGGATCTAGTTTTGTATTTGCACCTGTGGCTGGTTGTGTTATACTGCTGTTATGCCCTACAacctaaaacaacacaaataagtTGTGTTCCTCATGAATGTAATTGTCTTTCTGCCTCCAGATTGTGGGACATTGAGTGTGGAGCTTGCTTACGAGTCCTCGAGGGTCATGAAGAGCTGGTACGATGTATTCGCTTTGATAACAAGAGGATAGTCAGTGGGGCTTACGATGGGTGAGCGGCAACATTTCTATTTACATACATGCTTAACAATTTCagtcttacttttttttttttgtaagccagTTACCAGAAATTTGATTAATATACTGAATGGAACATTTGCAGGCATGTGCAAGTTGGTTCTTCATTGATTTGTTCTCCTTAAAATGTTTTGATTCGACTCAAAACCAAgtcctgtgtctttttttttgtttgttttgtttttttacaacagaAAAATCAAAGTTTGGGATCTGGTTGCTGCCTTGGACCCCCGAGCGCCTGCAGGCACACTGTGTCTGCGCACTCTTGTGGTGAGTGAATGCTCTTTCCAGGCTACACAAGACTAGTGTTCAATCGTTTGAATACCTTTGCCATGTTTCAAATTTAGAGCAACAATCAATGTGATGGGTGTGCACCAATagtcattttatctgcttttGTGTTGCCACAAGCAAGAAACAATTGCATAATATATTGTATAATTATACAATATgcacactaaaaataaaaactgagatGCCACACATGACAGTGCTTTATGGCCAATGCAAACACATACAATGCAAATTAATTGAATGTCTTTATAATCTCTTGGCATATCCTCGGCAATTATCTGCCTTAAGTTGTGCACCAGTACACAACTTAAGGGAGAAAAGTGAGATTCATCTGAATCAGTAAAATGATGCAGGAGAAATAGAGAAAGCTTTCCTCTTTGCTTGCCTGACAGGAGCATTCGGGAAGGGTGTTCAGGCTGCAGTTTGACGAGTTCCAGATAGTCAGCAGCTCTCATGATGACACAATCCTAATGTGGGATTTCTTGAATGAcccagacacacaggcagagtcCTCTCGCTCCCCCTCCCGGACATACACCTACATCTCAAGATAAATGATCAACACTACTCCGTACCTCCTAATTGCACAGGTAAGAGCAGCAAGACTTCCACAATCTGTGTAAACAAATAGAATGCTAGGAAGATCCAAGAAATTTGAAAATTGTCTATTgcctttgtttattgtgaagacatgacaatggcagggattataaaaataaaaaaacacacgttTTAATCGCAACTACTGTTCTGTAGTTAATTCACTAGGATACAGTAAGGCCTTC comes from the Acipenser ruthenus chromosome 13, fAciRut3.2 maternal haplotype, whole genome shotgun sequence genome and includes:
- the LOC117418534 gene encoding F-box/WD repeat-containing protein 1A isoform X6, which produces MPSLRCLHTPGTGTLTAFQSSDEREDCHNEEPPRKIISEKNAYRQTKLANGTNSMFVPKQRKLSANYEKEKELCVKYFDQWSESDQVEFVEQLISRMCHYQHGHINSYLKPMLQRDFITALPARGLDHIAENILSYLDAQSLCAAELVCKEWYRVTSDGMLWKKLIERMVRTDSLWRGLAERRGWDQYLFKNKPLDGKTPPNSFYRALYPKIIQDIETIESNWRCGKHSLQRIHCRSETSKGVYCLQYDDQKIVSGLRDNTIKIWDKNTLECKRVLTGHTGSVLCLQYDERVIVTGSSDSTVRVWDVNTGEMLNTLIHHCEAVLHLRFSNGMMVTCSKDRSIAVWDMASPSDITLRRVLVGHRAAVNVVDFDDKYIVSASGDRTIKVWNSGTCEFVRTLNGHKRGIACLQYRDRLVVSGSSDNTIRLWDIECGACLRVLEGHEELVRCIRFDNKRIVSGAYDGKIKVWDLVAALDPRAPAGTLCLRTLVEHSGRVFRLQFDEFQIVSSSHDDTILMWDFLNDPDTQAESSRSPSRTYTYISR
- the LOC117418534 gene encoding beta-TrCP isoform X1, which translates into the protein MEPEAVLQEKAFKFMVIGNANNQLKIRVPMSSAFCSNEHAIGKHITVIVVIFWCKPKAWCFINRYSGIMMHPVRTLRVQPGHTDFFKSSKWFPHLVACSVPRSLWLSCSSLADSMPSLRCLHTPGTGTLTAFQSSDEREDCHNEEPPRKIISEKNAYRQTKLANGTNSMFVPKQRKLSANYEKEKELCVKYFDQWSESDQVEFVEQLISRMCHYQHGHINSYLKPMLQRDFITALPARGLDHIAENILSYLDAQSLCAAELVCKEWYRVTSDGMLWKKLIERMVRTDSLWRGLAERRGWDQYLFKNKPLDGKTPPNSFYRALYPKIIQDIETIESNWRCGKHSLQRIHCRSETSKGVYCLQYDDQKIVSGLRDNTIKIWDKNTLECKRVLTGHTGSVLCLQYDERVIVTGSSDSTVRVWDVNTGEMLNTLIHHCEAVLHLRFSNGMMVTCSKDRSIAVWDMASPSDITLRRVLVGHRAAVNVVDFDDKYIVSASGDRTIKVWNSGTCEFVRTLNGHKRGIACLQYRDRLVVSGSSDNTIRLWDIECGACLRVLEGHEELVRCIRFDNKRIVSGAYDGKIKVWDLVAALDPRAPAGTLCLRTLVEHSGRVFRLQFDEFQIVSSSHDDTILMWDFLNDPDTQAESSRSPSRTYTYISR
- the LOC117418534 gene encoding beta-TrCP isoform X3 — its product is MEPEAVLQEKAFKFMVIGNANNQLKIRVPMSSAFCSNEHAIGKHITVIVVIFWCKPKAWCFINRYSGIMMHPVRTLRVQPGHTDFFKSSKWFPHLVACSVPRSLWLSCSSLADSMPSLRCLHTPGTGTLTAFQTKLANGTNSMFVPKQRKLSANYEKEKELCVKYFDQWSESDQVEFVEQLISRMCHYQHGHINSYLKPMLQRDFITALPARGLDHIAENILSYLDAQSLCAAELVCKEWYRVTSDGMLWKKLIERMVRTDSLWRGLAERRGWDQYLFKNKPLDGKTPPNSFYRALYPKIIQDIETIESNWRCGKHSLQRIHCRSETSKGVYCLQYDDQKIVSGLRDNTIKIWDKNTLECKRVLTGHTGSVLCLQYDERVIVTGSSDSTVRVWDVNTGEMLNTLIHHCEAVLHLRFSNGMMVTCSKDRSIAVWDMASPSDITLRRVLVGHRAAVNVVDFDDKYIVSASGDRTIKVWNSGTCEFVRTLNGHKRGIACLQYRDRLVVSGSSDNTIRLWDIECGACLRVLEGHEELVRCIRFDNKRIVSGAYDGKIKVWDLVAALDPRAPAGTLCLRTLVEHSGRVFRLQFDEFQIVSSSHDDTILMWDFLNDPDTQAESSRSPSRTYTYISR
- the LOC117418534 gene encoding beta-TrCP isoform X2 codes for the protein MEPEAVLQEKAFKFMVIGNANNQLKIRVPMSSAFCNEHAIGKHITVIVVIFWCKPKAWCFINRYSGIMMHPVRTLRVQPGHTDFFKSSKWFPHLVACSVPRSLWLSCSSLADSMPSLRCLHTPGTGTLTAFQSSDEREDCHNEEPPRKIISEKNAYRQTKLANGTNSMFVPKQRKLSANYEKEKELCVKYFDQWSESDQVEFVEQLISRMCHYQHGHINSYLKPMLQRDFITALPARGLDHIAENILSYLDAQSLCAAELVCKEWYRVTSDGMLWKKLIERMVRTDSLWRGLAERRGWDQYLFKNKPLDGKTPPNSFYRALYPKIIQDIETIESNWRCGKHSLQRIHCRSETSKGVYCLQYDDQKIVSGLRDNTIKIWDKNTLECKRVLTGHTGSVLCLQYDERVIVTGSSDSTVRVWDVNTGEMLNTLIHHCEAVLHLRFSNGMMVTCSKDRSIAVWDMASPSDITLRRVLVGHRAAVNVVDFDDKYIVSASGDRTIKVWNSGTCEFVRTLNGHKRGIACLQYRDRLVVSGSSDNTIRLWDIECGACLRVLEGHEELVRCIRFDNKRIVSGAYDGKIKVWDLVAALDPRAPAGTLCLRTLVEHSGRVFRLQFDEFQIVSSSHDDTILMWDFLNDPDTQAESSRSPSRTYTYISR
- the LOC117418534 gene encoding F-box/WD repeat-containing protein 1A isoform X4 encodes the protein MEPEAVLQEKAFKFMCSVPRSLWLSCSSLADSMPSLRCLHTPGTGTLTAFQSSDEREDCHNEEPPRKIISEKNAYRQTKLANGTNSMFVPKQRKLSANYEKEKELCVKYFDQWSESDQVEFVEQLISRMCHYQHGHINSYLKPMLQRDFITALPARGLDHIAENILSYLDAQSLCAAELVCKEWYRVTSDGMLWKKLIERMVRTDSLWRGLAERRGWDQYLFKNKPLDGKTPPNSFYRALYPKIIQDIETIESNWRCGKHSLQRIHCRSETSKGVYCLQYDDQKIVSGLRDNTIKIWDKNTLECKRVLTGHTGSVLCLQYDERVIVTGSSDSTVRVWDVNTGEMLNTLIHHCEAVLHLRFSNGMMVTCSKDRSIAVWDMASPSDITLRRVLVGHRAAVNVVDFDDKYIVSASGDRTIKVWNSGTCEFVRTLNGHKRGIACLQYRDRLVVSGSSDNTIRLWDIECGACLRVLEGHEELVRCIRFDNKRIVSGAYDGKIKVWDLVAALDPRAPAGTLCLRTLVEHSGRVFRLQFDEFQIVSSSHDDTILMWDFLNDPDTQAESSRSPSRTYTYISR
- the LOC117418534 gene encoding F-box/WD repeat-containing protein 1A isoform X5, producing the protein MEPEAVLQEKAFKFMCSVPRSLWLSCSSLADSMPSLRCLHTPGTGTLTAFQTKLANGTNSMFVPKQRKLSANYEKEKELCVKYFDQWSESDQVEFVEQLISRMCHYQHGHINSYLKPMLQRDFITALPARGLDHIAENILSYLDAQSLCAAELVCKEWYRVTSDGMLWKKLIERMVRTDSLWRGLAERRGWDQYLFKNKPLDGKTPPNSFYRALYPKIIQDIETIESNWRCGKHSLQRIHCRSETSKGVYCLQYDDQKIVSGLRDNTIKIWDKNTLECKRVLTGHTGSVLCLQYDERVIVTGSSDSTVRVWDVNTGEMLNTLIHHCEAVLHLRFSNGMMVTCSKDRSIAVWDMASPSDITLRRVLVGHRAAVNVVDFDDKYIVSASGDRTIKVWNSGTCEFVRTLNGHKRGIACLQYRDRLVVSGSSDNTIRLWDIECGACLRVLEGHEELVRCIRFDNKRIVSGAYDGKIKVWDLVAALDPRAPAGTLCLRTLVEHSGRVFRLQFDEFQIVSSSHDDTILMWDFLNDPDTQAESSRSPSRTYTYISR
- the LOC117418534 gene encoding beta-TrCP isoform X7, with product MEPEAVLQEKAFKFMSSDEREDCHNEEPPRKIISEKNAYRQTKLANGTNSMFVPKQRKLSANYEKEKELCVKYFDQWSESDQVEFVEQLISRMCHYQHGHINSYLKPMLQRDFITALPARGLDHIAENILSYLDAQSLCAAELVCKEWYRVTSDGMLWKKLIERMVRTDSLWRGLAERRGWDQYLFKNKPLDGKTPPNSFYRALYPKIIQDIETIESNWRCGKHSLQRIHCRSETSKGVYCLQYDDQKIVSGLRDNTIKIWDKNTLECKRVLTGHTGSVLCLQYDERVIVTGSSDSTVRVWDVNTGEMLNTLIHHCEAVLHLRFSNGMMVTCSKDRSIAVWDMASPSDITLRRVLVGHRAAVNVVDFDDKYIVSASGDRTIKVWNSGTCEFVRTLNGHKRGIACLQYRDRLVVSGSSDNTIRLWDIECGACLRVLEGHEELVRCIRFDNKRIVSGAYDGKIKVWDLVAALDPRAPAGTLCLRTLVEHSGRVFRLQFDEFQIVSSSHDDTILMWDFLNDPDTQAESSRSPSRTYTYISR
- the LOC117418534 gene encoding F-box/WD repeat-containing protein 1A isoform X8, encoding MEPEAVLQEKAFKFMTKLANGTNSMFVPKQRKLSANYEKEKELCVKYFDQWSESDQVEFVEQLISRMCHYQHGHINSYLKPMLQRDFITALPARGLDHIAENILSYLDAQSLCAAELVCKEWYRVTSDGMLWKKLIERMVRTDSLWRGLAERRGWDQYLFKNKPLDGKTPPNSFYRALYPKIIQDIETIESNWRCGKHSLQRIHCRSETSKGVYCLQYDDQKIVSGLRDNTIKIWDKNTLECKRVLTGHTGSVLCLQYDERVIVTGSSDSTVRVWDVNTGEMLNTLIHHCEAVLHLRFSNGMMVTCSKDRSIAVWDMASPSDITLRRVLVGHRAAVNVVDFDDKYIVSASGDRTIKVWNSGTCEFVRTLNGHKRGIACLQYRDRLVVSGSSDNTIRLWDIECGACLRVLEGHEELVRCIRFDNKRIVSGAYDGKIKVWDLVAALDPRAPAGTLCLRTLVEHSGRVFRLQFDEFQIVSSSHDDTILMWDFLNDPDTQAESSRSPSRTYTYISR